A region from the Oceanidesulfovibrio marinus genome encodes:
- a CDS encoding prepilin peptidase: MSPATLEILDHVYPGLAFFLGLLLGSFYNVCVHRYLSGESIVFPGSKCPKCDHPLAWWENIPVVSFLILRGRCRACAKPISWRYPLVELVSGLWAFGLALKFPLHLTTAAYSTGWEWSLGVFGVHMVIGGILIVASFIDFDSYILPDILTLPGAVLALAGAYFVLRPALGWPTLTESLVGAAIGGGLFWLLQFLYRKLKGMEGLGTGDIKLMLLLGAWSGWASLPFVLLAAGVTAIFGYIVYNRMNQSEEPTMVPFGPFLSLGGMLYVLFGDWYWAYLGGGM, translated from the coding sequence ATGAGCCCTGCGACTCTGGAGATACTGGACCACGTCTACCCGGGCCTGGCCTTCTTCCTCGGCCTGCTGCTCGGATCGTTCTACAACGTCTGCGTGCACCGCTACCTGAGCGGCGAGTCTATTGTCTTTCCCGGCTCCAAATGCCCCAAATGCGACCACCCGCTCGCCTGGTGGGAGAACATCCCCGTCGTTTCCTTCCTTATTCTGCGTGGCAGGTGCCGCGCCTGCGCCAAGCCCATCAGCTGGCGCTACCCCCTGGTGGAGCTCGTCTCCGGGCTCTGGGCCTTTGGCCTGGCCCTGAAGTTCCCCCTGCACCTGACCACCGCCGCCTACTCCACCGGCTGGGAATGGTCCCTGGGCGTCTTCGGCGTGCACATGGTCATCGGCGGCATCCTCATCGTGGCCAGCTTCATCGACTTCGACTCCTATATCCTGCCCGATATCCTGACCCTGCCGGGCGCCGTGCTGGCCCTGGCCGGGGCGTACTTCGTGCTGCGGCCGGCCCTGGGCTGGCCCACCCTCACGGAGTCGCTCGTCGGCGCAGCCATCGGCGGCGGCCTCTTCTGGCTGCTGCAGTTCCTCTACCGTAAGCTGAAGGGCATGGAAGGCCTGGGCACGGGCGACATTAAGCTCATGCTCCTGCTTGGCGCGTGGAGCGGCTGGGCCTCGCTGCCCTTCGTCCTGCTCGCCGCCGGCGTCACCGCCATCTTCGGCTACATCGTGTACAACCGGATGAACCAGTCCGAAGAACCGACCATGGTGCCCTTCGGCCCGTTCCTGAGCCTGGGCGGCATGCTCTACGTGCTGTTCGGGGATTGGTACTGGGCGTACCTGGGTGGGGGGATGTAA